A window of Columba livia isolate bColLiv1 breed racing homer unplaced genomic scaffold, bColLiv1.pat.W.v2 Scaffold_140, whole genome shotgun sequence contains these coding sequences:
- the LOC135577783 gene encoding olfactory receptor 14J1-like — translation LHYGTLLGSRACVHMAAAAWATGFLNALLHTANTFSLPLCKGNALGQFFCEIPQILKLSCSHSYLRELGIIVFSLLIGFGCFVFIVVSYVQILRAVLRIPSEQGRHKAFSTCLPHLAVLSLFISTVMFAYLKPPSISSPSLDLLLSVLYSVVPPAVNPLIYSMRNQELKDALKF, via the exons ctgcactatgggaccctcctgggcagcagagcttgtgtccacatggcagcagctgcctgggccactgggtttctcaatgctctgttgcacacggccaatacattttcactgcccctgtgcaagggcaatgccctgggccagttcttctgtgaaatcccccagatcctcaagctctcctgctcacactcctacctcagggaacttgggatTATTGTGTTTAGTCTGTTAATCggttttggctgttttgtgttcattgtggtgtcctatgtgcagatcttgagggccgtgctgaggatcccctctgagcagggacggcacaaagccttttccacctgcctccctcacctggccgtgctctccctgttcatcagcactgtcatgtttgcctacctgaaacccccctccatctcctccccatccctggacctgctgctgtcagttctgtactcagtggttcctccagcagtgaaccccctcatctacagcatgaggaaccaggagctcaaggatgccttgAAG tTTTAG
- the LOC135577784 gene encoding olfactory receptor 14J1-like, whose amino-acid sequence LHYGTLLGSRACVHMAAAAWATGFLYSLLHTANTFSLPLCKGNALGQFFCEIPQILKLSCSHSYLRELGLIVVSVCLAFVCFVFIVVSYVQILRAVLRIPSEQGRHKAFSTCLPHLAVVSLFLSTGVFANLKPPSISSPSLDLVVSVLYSVVPPCLNVLLMMKGPNLNTGFKMRPHQR is encoded by the exons ctgcactacgggaccctcctgggcagcagagcttgtgtccacatggcagcagctgcctgggccactgggtttctctattctctgctgcacacggccaatacattttcactgcccctgtgcaagggcaatgccctgggccagttcttctgtgaaatcccccagatcctcaagctctcctgctcacactcctacctcagggaacttggccttattgtggtcagtgtctgtttagcatttgtgtgttttgtgttcattgtggtgtcctatgtgcagatcttgagggccgtgctgaggatcccctctgagcagggacggcacaaagccttttccacctgcctccctcacctggccgtggtctccctgttcctcagcactggcgTGTTTGCcaacctgaagcccccctccatttcttccccatccctggacctggtggtgtcagttctgtactcagtggtgcctcca tgcctcaatgtccttcttatgatgaagggcccaaacctgaacacaggattcaagatgcgACCTCATCAGCGCTga